The following proteins are co-located in the Synechococcus sp. PROS-U-1 genome:
- a CDS encoding peptidylprolyl isomerase: MRRSIGAEGRALLKRFNLLNPLVEQMVTREAIAAVVVPEDQLEEAQRGLLQQRGYDGIEQWAELLDELGRSEEEVFERLRHGIRRRSFMRERFAAKAEARFLERKNQLDQVVYSLLRLENSFLARELYLQIESGESNFADLAKRYAEGPERNTNGIVGPVSLTQAHPTLVEKLRVAQPGVLLEPFRISDWWLVVRLERYSPATFTDEVSDQMCQEMFDAWIDEETATSLSQLASETTDSAPTSDFSDFSISR, from the coding sequence TTGCGACGTTCAATCGGAGCGGAAGGTCGTGCCCTGCTCAAACGGTTCAACCTGCTCAATCCTTTGGTGGAGCAGATGGTGACCCGCGAGGCGATCGCCGCCGTCGTGGTTCCCGAGGATCAGCTCGAGGAGGCGCAGCGTGGCTTGCTCCAGCAGCGTGGTTATGACGGCATCGAGCAGTGGGCGGAGCTGCTGGACGAGTTGGGGCGGAGCGAGGAGGAGGTGTTCGAGCGTCTTCGCCACGGCATCCGTCGCCGCAGCTTCATGCGGGAGCGTTTCGCGGCCAAGGCGGAAGCACGCTTCCTGGAACGCAAGAACCAGCTGGATCAGGTGGTGTACAGCCTCCTGCGTCTTGAGAACAGCTTTCTGGCGCGAGAGCTCTACCTGCAGATTGAATCCGGCGAATCCAACTTCGCCGATCTGGCCAAGCGCTACGCCGAGGGACCGGAACGCAACACCAATGGAATCGTGGGCCCGGTTTCTCTCACCCAGGCGCATCCGACCTTGGTGGAGAAGCTACGGGTCGCTCAGCCCGGTGTCTTGCTGGAACCTTTCCGAATCTCGGACTGGTGGCTGGTCGTTCGTTTGGAGCGTTACTCGCCGGCCACGTTCACCGATGAGGTCTCCGACCAGATGTGCCAAGAAATGTTCGACGCCTGGATCGATGAGGAAACCGCCACGAGTTTGAGCCAGCTGGCGTCCGAGACAACGGATTCGGCGCCCACTAGTGATTTCAGCGATTTCAGCATCTCCCGATGA
- a CDS encoding glycosyltransferase family 4 protein, translating into MRILFVHQNFPGQYVHIIQRLAKHGQHQLVALGVNALDRGRGIPESINHFRYRLDRGNTQGVHPLVMETETKIIRAEGCARAAEQLKAKGFIPDLICAHPGWGEPLFLKAIWPDVPLLCYQEFFYNELGFDSNFDPEFQDERGWREQAKLTMKNAYLHLTLEQADWNISPTHFQASSFPEHWRRKISVIHDGVDLRKALPNPSPAPLKLPDGTVLEQGQSIVTFVNRCLEPYRGCHSFIRAIPELQRLHPGARLVIVGQTKGVSYGAACPDGEWKDRFLAEIEGQFDPSRVHFTGTLPYDQFVPLLQLSACHVYLTYPFVMSWSLLEAMACGCAVVGSDTAPVREAIQHGHNGLLVDFFSPNDLAAAVAEMLVDRDRAAAFGAAARETVERTYDLDACVSRQLALMDLVASRSINA; encoded by the coding sequence GTGCGGATTCTTTTCGTTCATCAGAACTTTCCGGGCCAGTACGTCCACATCATTCAGCGGCTGGCCAAGCACGGTCAGCACCAACTGGTGGCGTTGGGCGTCAATGCACTGGACCGGGGGCGTGGCATTCCCGAGAGCATCAACCATTTTCGTTACCGCCTCGATCGTGGCAACACCCAGGGAGTTCATCCCCTGGTGATGGAGACGGAGACCAAGATCATCCGTGCTGAGGGCTGTGCCCGCGCGGCTGAGCAGCTCAAGGCCAAGGGCTTTATTCCCGATCTGATCTGCGCCCATCCCGGTTGGGGTGAGCCCCTGTTTCTGAAGGCGATCTGGCCAGACGTGCCATTGCTCTGCTACCAGGAATTTTTCTACAACGAGTTGGGCTTCGACTCCAACTTCGATCCGGAATTCCAGGACGAACGCGGTTGGAGAGAGCAGGCGAAGTTGACGATGAAAAACGCTTATCTGCATCTCACCCTGGAGCAGGCGGATTGGAACATTTCACCCACCCACTTCCAGGCCAGCAGCTTCCCAGAGCACTGGCGGCGAAAAATCAGCGTCATTCACGATGGTGTTGATCTTCGAAAGGCGTTGCCCAATCCGTCTCCGGCACCGTTGAAGCTGCCCGATGGAACAGTTCTCGAACAGGGGCAATCCATCGTCACCTTTGTGAACCGATGCCTGGAGCCCTACCGCGGTTGCCACAGCTTCATTCGAGCCATTCCTGAACTGCAGCGTCTGCATCCCGGGGCCCGGTTGGTGATCGTTGGTCAGACCAAAGGCGTGAGTTATGGAGCGGCCTGTCCAGATGGTGAATGGAAGGATCGCTTCCTTGCGGAGATCGAAGGACAATTTGACCCGTCCCGCGTTCATTTCACGGGAACCCTGCCCTACGACCAGTTTGTTCCTCTACTGCAGCTTTCGGCTTGCCACGTTTATCTGACCTATCCCTTTGTGATGAGCTGGAGCTTGCTGGAGGCCATGGCCTGTGGTTGTGCTGTTGTTGGCTCCGATACGGCTCCAGTTCGTGAGGCCATTCAGCACGGGCATAACGGCCTGCTTGTGGACTTCTTCTCTCCCAACGATCTGGCGGCGGCTGTGGCGGAGATGCTGGTGGACCGTGATCGAGCGGCCGCCTTCGGTGCGGCTGCGCGTGAAACCGTGGAGCGCACGTACGATCTCGATGCTTGCGTTAGCCGACAGTTGGCGTTGATGGACCTGGTGGCGAGCCGGAGCATCAACGCCTGA
- the hisS gene encoding histidine--tRNA ligase translates to MSQLQSLRGMVDLLPETLQRWQAVEAMARQHFQRSGFGEIRTPLLETTDLFCRGIGEGTDVVGKEMYSFQDRGDRSCTLRPEGTASVVRAALQHGLLSQGPQKLWYAGPMFRYERPQAGRQRQFHQIGVEWLGADSARSDVEVIALAWDLLASLGVGGLELELNSLGTSEDRQAYRNALVAWLEQRSEELDPDSQARLSTNPLRILDSKNKDTQALLEHAPTLTDTLCDASRERFAEVQRGLNALGIPFRLNPRLVRGLDYYSHTAFEITSDQLGAQATVCGGGRYDGLIGQLGGAPTAAIGWALGMERLLLVLEAAAQAAPDGPAAKLVAQVTPDAYVVNRGDQASAAALILARGLRARGLVVELDGSGAAFGKQFKRADRSGARWALVLGDDEVDGRQVRLKPLQQAGEPQSCDLDDLQALSVVLGSSSGA, encoded by the coding sequence GTGAGTCAGCTCCAGAGCCTCAGGGGCATGGTGGATCTGCTGCCGGAGACGCTTCAGCGTTGGCAAGCCGTTGAGGCCATGGCGCGACAGCATTTTCAGCGTTCGGGTTTTGGGGAGATTCGGACTCCTTTGCTGGAGACGACAGATTTGTTCTGCCGTGGCATTGGTGAGGGCACCGATGTTGTTGGCAAGGAGATGTACAGCTTTCAGGATCGTGGTGATCGCTCCTGCACCCTGCGGCCGGAAGGGACCGCATCCGTTGTGAGAGCTGCTCTTCAGCATGGCTTGCTCAGTCAGGGCCCTCAGAAACTTTGGTATGCGGGGCCGATGTTCCGCTATGAACGGCCCCAGGCGGGTCGGCAGCGGCAGTTTCATCAGATTGGTGTGGAGTGGCTGGGCGCGGATAGCGCCCGCAGCGATGTTGAGGTGATTGCTCTGGCCTGGGATCTGCTGGCCAGTCTCGGCGTCGGAGGCTTGGAGCTGGAACTGAACAGCCTCGGTACGTCGGAGGATCGCCAGGCTTACCGCAACGCACTGGTGGCCTGGCTCGAACAGCGCTCTGAGGAGCTCGATCCCGATTCCCAGGCTCGACTCAGCACCAACCCGCTGCGCATCCTTGACTCTAAAAACAAGGACACCCAGGCTCTTCTGGAGCATGCCCCCACCCTGACAGACACGCTTTGTGATGCCAGCCGTGAGCGATTTGCAGAGGTGCAGCGCGGGCTGAATGCTTTGGGGATTCCCTTCCGGCTGAATCCGCGGTTGGTGCGTGGTTTGGATTACTACAGCCACACGGCTTTCGAGATCACCAGCGATCAACTCGGGGCCCAGGCCACGGTGTGTGGCGGTGGCCGTTATGACGGTTTGATTGGACAGTTGGGTGGAGCTCCGACCGCCGCTATCGGTTGGGCTCTTGGGATGGAGCGGCTCTTGCTGGTGCTGGAGGCGGCTGCTCAAGCGGCGCCGGATGGGCCAGCGGCAAAGCTCGTCGCGCAAGTCACGCCAGATGCCTACGTGGTGAATCGCGGTGACCAAGCCTCTGCTGCTGCTCTCATCCTGGCCAGGGGGCTGCGGGCCAGGGGGTTGGTGGTGGAACTTGATGGATCAGGAGCGGCGTTTGGCAAGCAGTTCAAACGGGCTGATCGCAGCGGCGCACGATGGGCGCTGGTGTTGGGTGATGACGAGGTGGACGGCCGACAGGTGCGTTTGAAGCCTTTGCAGCAAGCGGGTGAGCCGCAGAGTTGTGATTTGGACGATCTGCAGGCTCTGAGCGTTGTTCTGGGCTCCAGTTCCGGGGCTTAA
- a CDS encoding type I secretion system permease/ATPase, whose protein sequence is MTQTPSFPLLEHPAFRGLSEDSASKLESNCNVLRFELGGQLCDSKDITARILVILQGQARLVGRHNGRLTTVGKFGPGSVIGAASLLCGAPCENVIAAEEVIACSISDELWRELYSSEVSFRHWCDQQLWPQELLKLLEVLEQNTPETDSSALEKLEDALQCAERCSPDPMAVDAALAAGKQLYVTSAWGDLTVGQPVRSSADLPPCEPFALRLVSLPAPGVTDESEEEPTKTGGSLVPVESIQDAEVLPPVSSFSPERNVVDSLRLIRADGPLKETLACFQMLAQLMKLPFRRDSIEKVLQDNLRRGLTPNLQLCGQLAASLGLHVMAAKVPAGAGTRLQVPSMLPWQGGFALVIASNERGLKLASPKQGMVTLEPDDLAEQFPEGIELLLMERSNATPDQKFGPGWFWPALKRYRGVLIQVLAASFVVQLFTLANPLLIQVIIDKVISQRSLDTLQVLGIALVVVTILEGVLGSLKTFLFAETTNRIDQRLGAEVIDHLLRLPLGYFDRRPVGELGTRVAELEKIRNFLTGQALTTILDAAFSVIYIAVMVVYSWLLTLIALSVLPIQIGLTILGAPLFRRQFRAAAEENAKTQSHLVEVLTGIQTVKAQNVEMVSRWRWQEFYSQYIARTFEKTITGTALNQTSQVLQKISQLMVLWIGASMVLSGDLTLGQLIAFRIISGYVTQPLLRLSTIWQNIQELRVSFERLADVIDTPEESDEVDKSKVMLPPLQGEVRFENLSFRFRPGQPQVLKDVNLEIPSGTFVGIVGQSGSGKSTLMKLLPRLYDPEEGRILIDGYDIGKVELYSLRRQIGIVPQDPLLFSGTVSENIALTNPEASSEEIVRAARLANAHDFIMDLPSGYSTPVGERGAALSGGQRQRVAIARTLLSNPKLLVMDEATSALDYETERKVCDNLLDNLDDQTVFFITHRLSTIRQADMIVMLHQGAVVEVGTHDELMTHRGRYYALYRQQEST, encoded by the coding sequence ATGACCCAGACACCGTCTTTCCCTCTGCTGGAGCATCCGGCGTTCCGCGGTTTGTCTGAGGACTCGGCATCCAAGTTGGAGAGCAACTGCAATGTGCTCCGTTTCGAGCTCGGTGGACAGCTCTGTGATTCCAAGGACATCACAGCGAGGATTCTGGTCATCCTCCAAGGTCAGGCCCGCCTTGTTGGCCGTCATAACGGCCGTTTAACAACTGTCGGTAAGTTCGGCCCCGGCAGTGTGATCGGGGCTGCGAGTCTTCTCTGCGGTGCCCCCTGCGAGAACGTGATCGCCGCTGAGGAGGTGATTGCCTGCTCCATTTCTGATGAACTCTGGAGAGAGCTCTATTCCAGCGAAGTCTCATTCCGTCACTGGTGTGACCAGCAGCTTTGGCCCCAGGAGCTACTCAAGCTTTTGGAAGTTCTTGAGCAGAACACCCCTGAGACCGACAGTTCCGCTCTTGAAAAGCTTGAGGACGCTCTTCAGTGCGCCGAGCGCTGCTCCCCGGATCCAATGGCTGTGGATGCTGCCCTGGCGGCTGGCAAGCAGCTGTATGTAACCAGTGCGTGGGGCGACCTAACGGTCGGTCAACCGGTCCGATCATCCGCGGACCTACCGCCCTGCGAACCGTTCGCGCTTCGGTTGGTGTCTCTACCAGCACCCGGTGTGACCGATGAGTCCGAAGAGGAACCGACCAAAACCGGTGGTTCTCTCGTCCCGGTGGAGTCCATTCAGGATGCTGAAGTACTGCCTCCGGTGAGCAGCTTCAGTCCTGAACGCAATGTTGTCGACAGCCTGCGGTTGATCCGGGCCGATGGTCCCCTCAAGGAAACCCTGGCCTGTTTCCAGATGCTGGCGCAGTTGATGAAGCTGCCGTTTCGCCGGGATTCGATCGAGAAAGTTCTTCAGGACAATCTCCGTCGGGGTCTCACCCCCAATCTCCAGCTCTGTGGTCAGCTGGCTGCGAGCCTTGGACTCCATGTCATGGCGGCCAAGGTGCCAGCGGGGGCAGGCACACGGCTGCAGGTGCCCTCCATGCTGCCTTGGCAGGGTGGTTTCGCTCTGGTGATCGCCAGCAACGAGCGGGGGCTGAAGCTGGCCTCGCCCAAACAGGGCATGGTGACCCTGGAGCCGGACGATCTGGCGGAGCAGTTCCCCGAAGGAATTGAACTGCTGTTGATGGAGCGGTCCAATGCAACTCCCGATCAGAAATTCGGACCCGGATGGTTCTGGCCCGCGCTGAAGCGCTATCGCGGCGTGTTGATCCAGGTGCTGGCAGCCAGTTTTGTGGTGCAGCTGTTCACCCTGGCTAACCCGTTGCTGATCCAGGTGATCATCGACAAGGTGATCAGCCAGCGCAGCCTCGACACCCTGCAGGTGCTGGGGATCGCCCTGGTTGTCGTCACCATCCTGGAAGGGGTGCTGGGAAGCCTCAAGACTTTCCTCTTCGCTGAAACCACCAACCGGATCGATCAGCGCCTTGGGGCTGAGGTAATCGACCACCTGTTGCGTCTTCCCCTCGGCTATTTCGACCGTCGCCCTGTGGGTGAACTGGGGACCCGGGTGGCCGAATTGGAGAAGATCCGAAATTTCCTCACCGGTCAGGCCCTCACCACCATCCTGGATGCCGCCTTTTCCGTGATCTACATCGCGGTGATGGTGGTCTACAGCTGGCTGCTCACCTTGATTGCCCTCTCCGTTCTACCGATCCAGATCGGTTTAACGATCCTGGGGGCCCCCCTCTTCCGCCGTCAGTTCCGGGCTGCTGCCGAAGAAAACGCCAAGACCCAGAGCCATCTCGTGGAGGTGCTCACTGGCATCCAGACGGTGAAGGCCCAGAACGTGGAGATGGTCAGCCGCTGGCGCTGGCAGGAGTTCTATTCCCAGTACATCGCTCGCACCTTTGAGAAAACGATCACCGGCACGGCCCTGAACCAGACCAGCCAGGTGCTGCAGAAGATCTCCCAGCTGATGGTGCTCTGGATCGGTGCCTCCATGGTGCTGAGTGGTGATCTGACCCTTGGTCAGCTGATCGCGTTCCGGATCATTTCCGGTTACGTCACCCAGCCGCTGCTGCGTCTCTCCACGATCTGGCAGAACATCCAGGAACTGCGCGTCAGCTTTGAACGGCTTGCCGATGTGATCGATACACCGGAGGAATCCGATGAGGTCGACAAATCCAAGGTGATGCTTCCTCCGCTGCAGGGAGAGGTGCGGTTTGAGAACCTGTCGTTCCGCTTCCGTCCCGGTCAGCCCCAGGTGCTGAAGGACGTGAACCTCGAGATCCCCTCCGGCACCTTTGTGGGCATCGTTGGTCAGAGCGGCAGCGGCAAGAGCACCTTGATGAAGCTGCTACCCCGGCTTTACGACCCCGAGGAAGGTCGGATCCTGATCGATGGCTACGACATCGGAAAGGTCGAGCTCTATTCCCTGCGCCGACAGATCGGCATCGTTCCCCAGGATCCCCTGCTGTTCAGCGGAACGGTGAGCGAAAACATCGCGCTGACCAATCCGGAGGCCTCCAGTGAAGAGATTGTTCGAGCCGCGCGTCTCGCCAACGCCCATGACTTCATCATGGATCTGCCCAGTGGTTACAGCACCCCCGTGGGCGAACGTGGGGCAGCCCTCAGCGGGGGACAGCGACAGCGGGTTGCCATCGCTCGCACCCTGCTCAGCAACCCCAAGCTGCTGGTAATGGACGAGGCCACCAGCGCCCTCGATTACGAAACCGAAAGGAAGGTCTGCGACAACCTTCTGGACAATCTTGATGATCAAACGGTCTTCTTCATCACCCACCGTCTGTCGACCATTCGTCAGGCCGACATGATTGTGATGCTTCATCAGGGAGCCGTCGTTGAAGTCGGCACGCACGATGAATTGATGACGCATCGCGGTCGCTACTACGCCCTTTACCGCCAGCAGGAGAGCACCTGA
- the galE gene encoding UDP-glucose 4-epimerase GalE — translation MGRRVLVTGGAGFIGSHTCLVLLEQGHEIVVLDNFDNSSPEALRRVQELAGSTQLTLVEGDVRDPKAVDQAFRTAGTVDGVIHFAGLKAVGESVANPLHYWDVNVNGSRVLAAAMDRHDCRTLVFSSTATVYGEPQTFPLREDMPMAPIHPYAQTKVAVEQILGALCRAGSWQVACLRYFNPVGAHPSGQIGEDPMGTPNNLFPFITQVAAGRRERLRIFGQDYATPDGTGIRDYLHVMDLAEAHGVALDRLFQRQNADPLTLNIGTGRGLSVLEVVHGFEQATGLTIPYELVERRAGDVPRLEACPQSAQTMLGWSARRTLEEMCRDGWAWQQANPTGYRNNS, via the coding sequence ATGGGCCGGCGAGTCCTCGTCACCGGCGGTGCCGGCTTCATTGGGAGTCATACCTGCCTTGTTCTGCTCGAGCAGGGCCACGAGATTGTGGTGCTCGACAACTTCGACAACAGCAGTCCAGAGGCTCTTCGGCGGGTGCAGGAGCTGGCGGGCTCGACCCAGCTGACCCTGGTGGAGGGGGATGTCCGGGACCCCAAGGCGGTGGATCAGGCCTTCCGCACGGCCGGAACGGTGGATGGCGTGATTCATTTCGCCGGTCTGAAAGCCGTTGGAGAATCCGTCGCCAACCCGCTTCACTACTGGGATGTGAATGTGAACGGCAGCCGGGTTCTGGCAGCGGCCATGGACCGCCACGATTGCCGGACCCTGGTGTTCAGCAGCACAGCCACCGTCTACGGCGAACCCCAAACGTTTCCGTTGCGGGAAGACATGCCGATGGCACCGATTCACCCGTATGCCCAGACCAAAGTTGCGGTGGAGCAGATACTGGGGGCCCTGTGCCGCGCAGGCTCCTGGCAGGTGGCCTGTCTTCGCTACTTCAATCCGGTTGGTGCGCACCCCAGCGGGCAGATCGGTGAAGACCCGATGGGAACACCCAACAATCTGTTCCCCTTCATCACCCAGGTGGCCGCAGGCCGTCGCGAACGGTTGCGCATCTTCGGCCAGGACTACGCCACACCCGATGGCACCGGCATTCGCGATTACCTGCACGTGATGGATCTGGCCGAAGCCCATGGCGTGGCCCTGGACCGTTTGTTCCAGCGGCAAAACGCCGATCCCCTGACGCTGAACATCGGCACCGGCCGTGGACTCAGCGTGCTGGAGGTGGTGCACGGATTTGAGCAGGCCACAGGGTTGACGATTCCCTACGAGCTCGTTGAGCGTCGAGCCGGAGATGTGCCCCGCCTGGAGGCCTGCCCCCAGAGTGCGCAGACCATGCTCGGCTGGAGCGCCCGTCGAACCCTGGAGGAGATGTGCCGTGATGGCTGGGCCTGGCAACAGGCCAACCCAACGGGGTACCGGAACAACTCATGA
- a CDS encoding nucleotide sugar dehydrogenase: MTVQRICCMGAGYVGGPTMAVIADRCPEVQVTVVDLNDQRIAAWNDADLSRLPVYEPGLDAVVGRARGRNLHFSTDVDAAIATADMVFISVNTPTKVKGLGAGQASDLRWVEACARQVAKASQGHTIVVEKSTLPVRTAEAIRTILEAAQDPPTNGEQPRTFSVLSNPEFLAEGTAIPDLEAPDRVLIGGEDDASIDALAGVYGQWVPQDKILRTNLWSSELSKLTANAFLAQRISSINSVAALCESTGADVEEVARAIGTDSRIGPKFLKSGPGFGGSCFQKDILNLVYLCRHFGLPEVADYWESVVHLNTWQQHRISRLVVQRLFGTVTGKKLAILGFAFKADTNDTREAPAIRIATDLLEEGAQLAIHDPKVEAAQISRDLRLEPTAAESEAGPTAQALSGQGSWWSAGSVEQAVAGADAVLVLTEWNSYKALDWMDLARRMRRPAWVFDARSVVNPEDVRSAGLTLWRVGNGAI, encoded by the coding sequence ATGACTGTTCAACGCATCTGTTGCATGGGTGCCGGCTATGTCGGTGGTCCAACCATGGCTGTGATTGCCGATCGCTGCCCTGAGGTTCAGGTCACAGTTGTTGATCTCAATGATCAAAGGATTGCTGCTTGGAATGATGCCGATTTAAGTCGGTTGCCTGTGTATGAGCCTGGTCTCGATGCTGTGGTTGGCAGGGCACGGGGACGCAATCTGCACTTCTCCACCGATGTGGATGCTGCCATTGCAACGGCCGACATGGTCTTCATCTCGGTCAACACCCCCACCAAGGTGAAGGGTCTTGGTGCTGGCCAAGCCAGTGACCTGCGCTGGGTGGAAGCCTGCGCACGCCAAGTGGCTAAGGCTTCACAAGGTCACACCATCGTGGTCGAGAAGAGCACGCTTCCGGTGCGCACTGCGGAGGCCATTCGCACCATTCTCGAGGCTGCCCAGGATCCTCCGACCAATGGTGAGCAGCCCCGCACTTTTTCAGTGCTGTCCAATCCCGAGTTTTTGGCGGAAGGTACTGCCATTCCCGACCTCGAAGCCCCCGATCGTGTCTTGATTGGTGGTGAAGATGACGCCTCAATTGACGCCTTGGCTGGTGTTTATGGCCAGTGGGTTCCTCAAGACAAGATTCTGCGGACCAATCTATGGAGCAGTGAGTTGTCCAAGCTCACTGCCAATGCGTTCTTGGCCCAGCGCATCAGTTCGATCAACTCTGTTGCCGCTCTTTGTGAGTCCACGGGTGCTGATGTTGAAGAGGTTGCCCGTGCGATTGGCACGGACAGTCGCATTGGCCCCAAGTTTTTGAAGTCTGGTCCGGGCTTCGGTGGAAGCTGTTTTCAGAAGGACATTCTCAATCTCGTGTATTTGTGCCGTCACTTCGGCCTGCCTGAAGTGGCGGATTACTGGGAAAGCGTGGTGCACCTGAACACATGGCAGCAGCACCGCATTTCTCGTTTGGTCGTGCAACGTTTGTTTGGCACGGTGACCGGTAAAAAACTGGCGATCCTTGGATTTGCCTTCAAGGCAGATACCAACGACACACGGGAGGCGCCAGCGATTCGTATCGCGACGGATCTTCTCGAGGAAGGGGCGCAACTGGCGATTCACGACCCCAAGGTCGAAGCTGCACAGATCTCTCGTGACCTCAGGCTTGAACCAACCGCCGCTGAATCTGAAGCCGGTCCGACAGCGCAGGCCCTCAGTGGGCAAGGCAGCTGGTGGAGTGCAGGAAGCGTGGAGCAGGCCGTCGCCGGTGCTGATGCTGTTTTGGTCCTAACGGAGTGGAATTCCTACAAGGCTCTCGATTGGATGGATCTGGCCCGCAGGATGCGTCGTCCTGCCTGGGTTTTTGACGCTCGCTCGGTTGTTAATCCCGAGGATGTGCGTTCGGCCGGCTTGACCTTGTGGCGTGTGGGTAACGGCGCGATCTGA
- a CDS encoding HlyD family secretion protein, producing MKLNPQNLTTLVKQGSSKLVTTSRDFLRRFDPGATQDATNVETYDESILQQGRFWMRTVTWTLIGTTVFGVGWLALARTEEIVVAPGQLEPIGSVQDIQMPVGGVVAQILVKEGDPVKAGQVLMKLDTEASEEQRNSLEKTIKLKNEQLVLKDEEKRNYMQVNQEEVLMLESNLELQAEILGRLEQLEEAGAYSEVQILNQQNTVAEIRGKLMQSKAERLRQVALLDQQTAQLKSELADLNGRLVETKVTLRYQQLKSPVDGVVFDLKPTSRGFTAQSTQTVMKVVPMGSLEAKVEVPSNKIGFVQVPPGCPKERKACMDADISIDSFPSTDFGVLKGKVTRIGSDALEPDPQEQRQELSFPVTIELDDQQLKLKSGSSLPLQVGMSLTANIKLRKVSYLQLLLGEFQDKAESLQRL from the coding sequence ATGAAGCTCAATCCGCAAAACCTGACGACTTTGGTCAAGCAGGGCTCTAGCAAACTTGTCACGACGTCACGCGATTTTCTGCGCCGTTTCGATCCCGGCGCCACACAAGACGCCACCAATGTCGAGACCTACGACGAGTCGATTCTCCAGCAGGGGCGCTTCTGGATGCGCACCGTCACCTGGACCTTGATTGGCACCACCGTGTTCGGTGTGGGTTGGCTGGCCTTGGCACGGACCGAGGAGATCGTTGTGGCGCCAGGCCAGTTGGAGCCGATCGGTTCTGTGCAGGACATTCAGATGCCTGTGGGTGGTGTGGTCGCTCAGATTCTCGTGAAGGAAGGGGATCCGGTGAAGGCAGGCCAGGTGCTGATGAAGCTGGACACCGAAGCCAGCGAGGAACAGCGCAACAGCCTGGAAAAGACGATCAAGCTCAAGAACGAGCAGTTGGTTCTCAAGGACGAGGAAAAACGCAACTACATGCAGGTCAACCAGGAAGAGGTGCTGATGCTGGAGAGCAATCTCGAGCTTCAGGCTGAAATTTTGGGGCGTCTTGAACAGTTGGAGGAGGCTGGTGCCTATTCGGAAGTGCAGATCCTCAATCAGCAGAACACCGTTGCTGAAATCCGAGGAAAATTGATGCAGAGCAAGGCCGAGCGCCTGCGTCAGGTTGCCCTGCTCGATCAGCAAACCGCCCAGTTGAAGTCGGAGCTTGCCGATCTCAATGGCCGCTTGGTGGAGACCAAGGTCACCCTGCGTTATCAGCAGCTCAAGTCGCCTGTGGATGGTGTGGTGTTTGATCTCAAGCCCACCTCCCGTGGTTTCACAGCGCAGTCCACCCAGACGGTGATGAAGGTCGTGCCAATGGGTTCGCTCGAAGCAAAGGTGGAAGTGCCGAGCAACAAGATCGGTTTCGTGCAGGTGCCACCGGGTTGCCCCAAGGAGCGCAAGGCCTGCATGGACGCCGATATCAGCATCGACTCCTTTCCCTCGACTGATTTCGGGGTTCTCAAGGGGAAGGTGACGCGGATCGGTTCTGATGCCCTAGAGCCAGACCCCCAGGAGCAGCGACAGGAACTCAGTTTCCCGGTCACGATTGAGCTGGACGATCAACAACTCAAGCTCAAATCCGGATCCTCTCTGCCGTTGCAGGTGGGCATGAGCCTGACGGCGAACATCAAGCTGCGCAAAGTCTCCTATCTCCAGCTGCTGCTGGGTGAGTTCCAAGACAAGGCGGAATCGCTGCAGCGTCTCTGA
- a CDS encoding UDP-glucuronic acid decarboxylase family protein: MNLVTGGAGFVGSHLIDRLMNAGEEVICLDNYFTGRKTNIAQWMGHPRFELIRHDVTDPIQLECDRIWHLACPASPVHYQFNPIKTAKTSFLGTYNMLGLARRVGARLLLASTSEVYGDPEVHPQPESYRGCVNTIGIRSCYDEGKRIAETLCFDYQRMHDVEIRVMRIFNTYGPRMLPDDGRVVSNFIVQALKGEALTLYGDGSQTRSFCYVDDLVEGMIRLMNGSHTGPMNIGNPGEFTIRQLAELIREKVNPGLELIEKPLPADDPLQRQPIIDLAQNELGWNPTISLENGLIPTIDWFRKVLEQQGAQSAGANS, translated from the coding sequence ATCAATCTGGTGACCGGCGGAGCCGGTTTTGTGGGTTCTCACCTGATTGACCGTTTGATGAATGCCGGAGAGGAAGTAATTTGCCTCGATAATTATTTCACTGGTCGTAAAACAAATATTGCCCAATGGATGGGTCATCCCCGTTTTGAATTAATTCGCCATGATGTCACCGATCCAATTCAGCTGGAGTGTGATCGAATCTGGCATTTAGCTTGCCCGGCTTCTCCCGTTCACTATCAATTCAACCCAATCAAAACCGCTAAAACCAGTTTTTTGGGTACCTACAACATGCTCGGCCTTGCCCGTCGAGTGGGAGCGCGCTTGCTTTTAGCAAGCACGAGTGAAGTGTACGGTGATCCTGAAGTTCATCCTCAGCCCGAGAGTTATCGAGGGTGTGTAAATACCATCGGTATTCGAAGTTGTTATGACGAAGGAAAGCGGATTGCAGAAACCCTGTGTTTTGATTATCAACGGATGCACGATGTTGAAATTAGGGTGATGCGTATTTTCAATACATATGGTCCGCGAATGCTTCCGGACGATGGTCGCGTTGTCAGTAACTTTATTGTCCAAGCCTTGAAGGGAGAGGCCCTGACGCTCTATGGCGATGGCTCTCAAACACGTTCGTTCTGTTATGTCGACGATTTGGTGGAGGGGATGATTCGCTTGATGAATGGATCCCACACCGGCCCTATGAATATTGGGAATCCAGGGGAATTTACGATACGTCAATTGGCTGAATTGATTCGTGAAAAGGTCAATCCTGGCCTTGAATTAATTGAAAAGCCATTGCCTGCAGATGATCCGCTACAGCGTCAGCCGATCATCGATCTTGCTCAGAATGAGTTGGGATGGAACCCAACTATTTCATTGGAAAACGGTTTGATACCTACAATTGACTGGTTCCGTAAGGTTCTTGAACAACAGGGCGCTCAATCTGCTGGAGCTAACTCATGA